The Gemmatimonas sp. genome includes the window AGTTCTCCGACACCCGCTTGTACATTGACGACGAATTCCAGAGCGTGCCGCGATAGGCTATCGACACGCGTCCCGCGGTGCCGTCGGAGCTGGCGGTATCGGCATCGCTCACGGCGACGTACGAATTGATGATGAGATTGCCGAGCAGCCGGATGTTCGCATCAACGCCGTACGAGCGATTGTACGTCCCGCTGCTGTCGGTGGCCTGACGATTGGCGGCGAGCAGGCCGATGTCGGAGTTGCCGAAGAGATTCCGGCGTACGCGGGCGACGGCAAAGTTCTCGGTGGGGCTCGCGGCGGCGCGTTGCGTCTGCATGTCGAGCAGTCCGACTTCCCATCCGCCTACACGACCGGTGAGACGACCGCCGCCGGCAATGGGAATGGGCAGTCCGTCTTTGGTGAGTCCGATCTGCCGCGAGTTGAACAGCGTGAAATCACTCAGCGATGCGCCCATCCGATAATTGCGCTCGGCCACGTCGCCCAAGGTAAACGAGCCGGAGTTTTCGATAAAGAACTCGCGTCGCTCGGGGAACAGAATGCCGAAGCGCGTGAGGTTCACGACCTGCTGATCGACTTCGACCTGCGAGAAGTCGGTGTTGAGCGTGAGGTCGAGCGTCAGCGACGGCGTGACACCATACTTGAGATCACCGCCGACGTCGGCCTTGCTGCCCAGTGCGCCGCTCGGCACCTGCGCGCCGACCGAATTACCGGCCAGCGCGTACGGCTTGATCTGCAGGTTGCGTCCCTGCTTGAGCCCGGTGATGCCCTCCATCGTGCCCGCCTTCGACATGCGATGCACACGATACTGTCGTTCCAGCGGCGCCCAATACGACGTCTCGTTCACGCGACGTACACGACGGATGAAGTTGATGCCCCACGTCTGCGGATCGCGCGAGGCATCGAAGCGCAGCGTCTTGAGCGGAATAATCATCTCCAGCGTCCAGCTCGAATCCTGGCGCAGCGTACGCACGCGCGTGATGCCGTCCCACGCTTCGACGATGTTGCGCGAGTCGTTGAACGTCTGCTCGTCGCGCACGGCGCCCTTCGGATTCACTAGAAACAGAAATGAGTTGCGCTTGTCGTTGAAGGTGTCGAACACGACGCCAAAGATGTCGCTGTTCGACGACACGAAATCGCGTTCGAGTCCGACCGTGATCGCCTTTTCCGGCTCCGGGTCGTAGTTGACGGCACCGATGTAGAGATTGGTGGCGTCGTAGAGCACCCGCACCTCGGTGCGGAACAGCGCGGGATACCCGGTGCTCGGCAGCTGCTGCACGAAGTCGGTGAGCACGGGCGCGGCGATCCAGCCGGCGTCATCGAGCGTGCCGTCGACGACGACAGGGGTCGTGGTGCGCGTGGCGCGGAACGACGGTCGGGCCACCGTTTCCGGATTGACCGGCGCGGGCGCGCGGTTGAGGATCGGTCCCTGACCGCGCGCGGTGGTCGCGGCGAGCAGCAGCGCGGCGGCGAGTGGCAGAGACG containing:
- a CDS encoding DUF5916 domain-containing protein; the encoded protein is MPHHSTPRRFSSLPLAAALLLAATTARGQGPILNRAPAPVNPETVARPSFRATRTTTPVVVDGTLDDAGWIAAPVLTDFVQQLPSTGYPALFRTEVRVLYDATNLYIGAVNYDPEPEKAITVGLERDFVSSNSDIFGVVFDTFNDKRNSFLFLVNPKGAVRDEQTFNDSRNIVEAWDGITRVRTLRQDSSWTLEMIIPLKTLRFDASRDPQTWGINFIRRVRRVNETSYWAPLERQYRVHRMSKAGTMEGITGLKQGRNLQIKPYALAGNSVGAQVPSGALGSKADVGGDLKYGVTPSLTLDLTLNTDFSQVEVDQQVVNLTRFGILFPERREFFIENSGSFTLGDVAERNYRMGASLSDFTLFNSRQIGLTKDGLPIPIAGGGRLTGRVGGWEVGLLDMQTQRAAASPTENFAVARVRRNLFGNSDIGLLAANRQATDSSGTYNRSYGVDANIRLLGNLIINSYVAVSDADTASSDGTAGRVSIAYRGTLWNSSSMYKRVSENFDPGIGFVNRRGFQQMYATTGIHARPKLKGIQELNPYVEADLYTDLDGDAQSHQLTAALGVFFQPDGELKLEVNDWFDRLDRTFTPFPGRSIPIGRYNFRNAKATYTSTQRFPVYGNASVQVGDFYNGTNTTLSGGLTWRPRYDISFEGTYQHNDVALPSGAFAADLAGVRLKYAYSTTLFGSTFVQYNTQSRSFVTNARLAWRYAPLSDLFLVYTERQNTFTHVRNERSVAIKVTRMAAF